The following are from one region of the Chanos chanos chromosome 10, fChaCha1.1, whole genome shotgun sequence genome:
- the LOC115822469 gene encoding tripartite motif-containing protein 35-like isoform X2, giving the protein MASKSLLSEEDFSCPVCCDIFMDPVLLSCSHSVCKVCLQQFWEKQDSKNCPVCRRRSSKEHPPVSLALKNLCETFLQERSQGTSAESEELCSQHREKLKLFCVDDKQLVCLVCRDSNKHTDHKFKPVDEAALDKREELKTALKPLQEKLKIFEKVKQTCDQTAELIKSQAKHTERQIKEEFEKLHQFLQDEEAARIAAVREEEEQKSQMMKEKIEEMSRDISHLSDSIRALEEEIKAEDISFLKVMNHSIHNSNKFYSSIAQCTLQDPHMLSGALIHVAKHLGNLKFRVWEKMQEIVEYTPVILDPNTAHPELILSEDLTSVRYSKEIQQIPDNPERFDSYPFVLGSEGFNSGTHCWDVDVENSIDWCLGVMTESVHRKRGGFWGGIWTANYYYEKYWSRSPGPSDTLLTFNKKLQRIRVQLDWDTGKLSFSDPLTNTHIHTVTHTFTQRMFPVFCNGINLPLRILPVQCSVRVEEHS; this is encoded by the exons ATGGCTTCTAAATCATTGCTGTCTGAAGAggatttctcctgtcctgtgtgctgtgacatcttcatggatcctgttctcctgtcatgtagtcacagtgtctgtaaagtTTGTCTACAGCAGTTTTGGGAAAAACAGGATTCGAAGAACTGTCCAGTTTGCAGGAGAAGATCCTCAAAAGAACACCCTCCTGTAAGCTTAgctctaaagaacctgtgtgagactttcttacaggagagaagtcaggGAACTTCAGCAGAGTCTGAGGAGTTGTGcagtcaacacagagagaaactcaaacttttctgtgtggatgataaacagcttgtgtgtttggtgtgtcgggactcaaataaacacacagaccacaaatTCAAACCAGTAGATGAAGCTGCACTTGACAAAAGG GAGGAACTcaagactgcactgaaacccttacaggagaaactgaagatctttgaaaaagtcaaacaaacctgtgatcaaacagcagagctcattaag agtcaggctaaacacacagagagacagattaaggaggagtttgagaaacttcaccagtttttacaagatgaagaggcagccaggatagctgcagtgagggaggaagaggagcagaagagtcagatgatgaaggaaaagattgaggagatgagtagagacATTTCACATCTTTCAGACTCAATCAGAGCCTTAGAAGAGGAGATAAAAGCTGAGGACATCTCATTCCTGAAGGTAATGAACCACAGCATACACAATTCAAATAAATTCTATTCaagtat agcccagtgcacactgcaggatccacacatgctttcaggagcactgatccatGTGGCTAAGCACCTGGgaaacctgaagttcagagtgtgggagaagatgcaggagattgttGAGTACA ctcctgtcattctggaccccaacactgcacatCCAGAACTCAttctgtctgaggatctgaccagtgtgagatacagtAAAGAGATTCAGcagattcctgataatccagagagatttgattcaTATCCATTTGTCCTGGGCTCTGAGGggtttaactcagggacacactgctgggatgttgatgttgagaATAGTATAGATTGGTGTTTGGGTGTAATGACAGAGTCAGTCcacaggaagagaggaggatTCTGGGGTGGAATATGGACTGCGAATTATTATTATGAGAAATATTGGTCACGGTCCCCAGGACCGTCAGACACTCTCCTCACATTCAATaagaaactccagaggatcagagtccAGCTGGACTGGGACACAGGAAAGCTGTCATTCTCTGACCctctgaccaacacacacatacacactgtcacacacacttttactcagAGAATGTTTCCTGTATTCTGTAATGGTATTAATCTCcctctgaggatcttaccagtgcagtgtagtgtgagAGTGGAAGAGCACAGTTAG
- the LOC115822469 gene encoding tripartite motif-containing protein 35-like isoform X3: MASKSLLSEEDFSCPVCCDIFMDPVLLSCSHSVCKVCLQQFWEKQDSKNCPVCRRRSSKEHPPVSLALKNLCETFLQERSQGTSAESEELCSQHREKLKLFCVDDKQLVCLVCRDSNKHTDHKFKPVDEAALDKREELKTALKPLQEKLKIFEKVKQTCDQTAELIKSQAKHTERQIKEEFEKLHQFLQDEEAARIAAVREEEEQKSQMMKEKIEEMSRDISHLSDSIRALEEEIKAEDISFLKVMNHSIHNSNKFYSSMFDPHMLSGALIHVAKHLGNLKFRVWEKMQEIVEYTPVILDPNTAHPELILSEDLTSVRYSKEIQQIPDNPERFDSYPFVLGSEGFNSGTHCWDVDVENSIDWCLGVMTESVHRKRGGFWGGIWTANYYYEKYWSRSPGPSDTLLTFNKKLQRIRVQLDWDTGKLSFSDPLTNTHIHTVTHTFTQRMFPVFCNGINLPLRILPVQCSVRVEEHS, from the exons ATGGCTTCTAAATCATTGCTGTCTGAAGAggatttctcctgtcctgtgtgctgtgacatcttcatggatcctgttctcctgtcatgtagtcacagtgtctgtaaagtTTGTCTACAGCAGTTTTGGGAAAAACAGGATTCGAAGAACTGTCCAGTTTGCAGGAGAAGATCCTCAAAAGAACACCCTCCTGTAAGCTTAgctctaaagaacctgtgtgagactttcttacaggagagaagtcaggGAACTTCAGCAGAGTCTGAGGAGTTGTGcagtcaacacagagagaaactcaaacttttctgtgtggatgataaacagcttgtgtgtttggtgtgtcgggactcaaataaacacacagaccacaaatTCAAACCAGTAGATGAAGCTGCACTTGACAAAAGG GAGGAACTcaagactgcactgaaacccttacaggagaaactgaagatctttgaaaaagtcaaacaaacctgtgatcaaacagcagagctcattaag agtcaggctaaacacacagagagacagattaaggaggagtttgagaaacttcaccagtttttacaagatgaagaggcagccaggatagctgcagtgagggaggaagaggagcagaagagtcagatgatgaaggaaaagattgaggagatgagtagagacATTTCACATCTTTCAGACTCAATCAGAGCCTTAGAAGAGGAGATAAAAGCTGAGGACATCTCATTCCTGAAGGTAATGAACCACAGCATACACAATTCAAATAAATTCTATTCaagtatgttt gatccacacatgctttcaggagcactgatccatGTGGCTAAGCACCTGGgaaacctgaagttcagagtgtgggagaagatgcaggagattgttGAGTACA ctcctgtcattctggaccccaacactgcacatCCAGAACTCAttctgtctgaggatctgaccagtgtgagatacagtAAAGAGATTCAGcagattcctgataatccagagagatttgattcaTATCCATTTGTCCTGGGCTCTGAGGggtttaactcagggacacactgctgggatgttgatgttgagaATAGTATAGATTGGTGTTTGGGTGTAATGACAGAGTCAGTCcacaggaagagaggaggatTCTGGGGTGGAATATGGACTGCGAATTATTATTATGAGAAATATTGGTCACGGTCCCCAGGACCGTCAGACACTCTCCTCACATTCAATaagaaactccagaggatcagagtccAGCTGGACTGGGACACAGGAAAGCTGTCATTCTCTGACCctctgaccaacacacacatacacactgtcacacacacttttactcagAGAATGTTTCCTGTATTCTGTAATGGTATTAATCTCcctctgaggatcttaccagtgcagtgtagtgtgagAGTGGAAGAGCACAGTTAG
- the LOC115822469 gene encoding tripartite motif-containing protein 35-like isoform X4 yields the protein MASKSLLSEEDFSCPVCCDIFMDPVLLSCSHSVCKVCLQQFWEKQDSKNCPVCRRRSSKEHPPVSLALKNLCETFLQERSQGTSAESEELCSQHREKLKLFCVDDKQLVCLVCRDSNKHTDHKFKPVDEAALDKREELKTALKPLQEKLKIFEKVKQTCDQTAELIKSQAKHTERQIKEEFEKLHQFLQDEEAARIAAVREEEEQKSQMMKEKIEEMSRDISHLSDSIRALEEEIKAEDISFLKNFEDTKKRAQCTLQDPHMLSGALIHVAKHLGNLKFRVWEKMQEIVEYTPVILDPNTAHPELILSEDLTSVRYSKEIQQIPDNPERFDSYPFVLGSEGFNSGTHCWDVDVENSIDWCLGVMTESVHRKRGGFWGGIWTANYYYEKYWSRSPGPSDTLLTFNKKLQRIRVQLDWDTGKLSFSDPLTNTHIHTVTHTFTQRMFPVFCNGINLPLRILPVQCSVRVEEHS from the exons ATGGCTTCTAAATCATTGCTGTCTGAAGAggatttctcctgtcctgtgtgctgtgacatcttcatggatcctgttctcctgtcatgtagtcacagtgtctgtaaagtTTGTCTACAGCAGTTTTGGGAAAAACAGGATTCGAAGAACTGTCCAGTTTGCAGGAGAAGATCCTCAAAAGAACACCCTCCTGTAAGCTTAgctctaaagaacctgtgtgagactttcttacaggagagaagtcaggGAACTTCAGCAGAGTCTGAGGAGTTGTGcagtcaacacagagagaaactcaaacttttctgtgtggatgataaacagcttgtgtgtttggtgtgtcgggactcaaataaacacacagaccacaaatTCAAACCAGTAGATGAAGCTGCACTTGACAAAAGG GAGGAACTcaagactgcactgaaacccttacaggagaaactgaagatctttgaaaaagtcaaacaaacctgtgatcaaacagcagagctcattaag agtcaggctaaacacacagagagacagattaaggaggagtttgagaaacttcaccagtttttacaagatgaagaggcagccaggatagctgcagtgagggaggaagaggagcagaagagtcagatgatgaaggaaaagattgaggagatgagtagagacATTTCACATCTTTCAGACTCAATCAGAGCCTTAGAAGAGGAGATAAAAGCTGAGGACATCTCATTCCTGAAG aactttgaggacacaaagaaaag agcccagtgcacactgcaggatccacacatgctttcaggagcactgatccatGTGGCTAAGCACCTGGgaaacctgaagttcagagtgtgggagaagatgcaggagattgttGAGTACA ctcctgtcattctggaccccaacactgcacatCCAGAACTCAttctgtctgaggatctgaccagtgtgagatacagtAAAGAGATTCAGcagattcctgataatccagagagatttgattcaTATCCATTTGTCCTGGGCTCTGAGGggtttaactcagggacacactgctgggatgttgatgttgagaATAGTATAGATTGGTGTTTGGGTGTAATGACAGAGTCAGTCcacaggaagagaggaggatTCTGGGGTGGAATATGGACTGCGAATTATTATTATGAGAAATATTGGTCACGGTCCCCAGGACCGTCAGACACTCTCCTCACATTCAATaagaaactccagaggatcagagtccAGCTGGACTGGGACACAGGAAAGCTGTCATTCTCTGACCctctgaccaacacacacatacacactgtcacacacacttttactcagAGAATGTTTCCTGTATTCTGTAATGGTATTAATCTCcctctgaggatcttaccagtgcagtgtagtgtgagAGTGGAAGAGCACAGTTAG
- the LOC115822469 gene encoding tripartite motif-containing protein 35-like isoform X1 — protein MASKSLLSEEDFSCPVCCDIFMDPVLLSCSHSVCKVCLQQFWEKQDSKNCPVCRRRSSKEHPPVSLALKNLCETFLQERSQGTSAESEELCSQHREKLKLFCVDDKQLVCLVCRDSNKHTDHKFKPVDEAALDKREELKTALKPLQEKLKIFEKVKQTCDQTAELIKSQAKHTERQIKEEFEKLHQFLQDEEAARIAAVREEEEQKSQMMKEKIEEMSRDISHLSDSIRALEEEIKAEDISFLKVMNHSIHNSNKFYSSMFVSQCTLQDPHMLSGALIHVAKHLGNLKFRVWEKMQEIVEYTPVILDPNTAHPELILSEDLTSVRYSKEIQQIPDNPERFDSYPFVLGSEGFNSGTHCWDVDVENSIDWCLGVMTESVHRKRGGFWGGIWTANYYYEKYWSRSPGPSDTLLTFNKKLQRIRVQLDWDTGKLSFSDPLTNTHIHTVTHTFTQRMFPVFCNGINLPLRILPVQCSVRVEEHS, from the exons ATGGCTTCTAAATCATTGCTGTCTGAAGAggatttctcctgtcctgtgtgctgtgacatcttcatggatcctgttctcctgtcatgtagtcacagtgtctgtaaagtTTGTCTACAGCAGTTTTGGGAAAAACAGGATTCGAAGAACTGTCCAGTTTGCAGGAGAAGATCCTCAAAAGAACACCCTCCTGTAAGCTTAgctctaaagaacctgtgtgagactttcttacaggagagaagtcaggGAACTTCAGCAGAGTCTGAGGAGTTGTGcagtcaacacagagagaaactcaaacttttctgtgtggatgataaacagcttgtgtgtttggtgtgtcgggactcaaataaacacacagaccacaaatTCAAACCAGTAGATGAAGCTGCACTTGACAAAAGG GAGGAACTcaagactgcactgaaacccttacaggagaaactgaagatctttgaaaaagtcaaacaaacctgtgatcaaacagcagagctcattaag agtcaggctaaacacacagagagacagattaaggaggagtttgagaaacttcaccagtttttacaagatgaagaggcagccaggatagctgcagtgagggaggaagaggagcagaagagtcagatgatgaaggaaaagattgaggagatgagtagagacATTTCACATCTTTCAGACTCAATCAGAGCCTTAGAAGAGGAGATAAAAGCTGAGGACATCTCATTCCTGAAGGTAATGAACCACAGCATACACAATTCAAATAAATTCTATTCaagtatgtttgtgtctcag tgcacactgcaggatccacacatgctttcaggagcactgatccatGTGGCTAAGCACCTGGgaaacctgaagttcagagtgtgggagaagatgcaggagattgttGAGTACA ctcctgtcattctggaccccaacactgcacatCCAGAACTCAttctgtctgaggatctgaccagtgtgagatacagtAAAGAGATTCAGcagattcctgataatccagagagatttgattcaTATCCATTTGTCCTGGGCTCTGAGGggtttaactcagggacacactgctgggatgttgatgttgagaATAGTATAGATTGGTGTTTGGGTGTAATGACAGAGTCAGTCcacaggaagagaggaggatTCTGGGGTGGAATATGGACTGCGAATTATTATTATGAGAAATATTGGTCACGGTCCCCAGGACCGTCAGACACTCTCCTCACATTCAATaagaaactccagaggatcagagtccAGCTGGACTGGGACACAGGAAAGCTGTCATTCTCTGACCctctgaccaacacacacatacacactgtcacacacacttttactcagAGAATGTTTCCTGTATTCTGTAATGGTATTAATCTCcctctgaggatcttaccagtgcagtgtagtgtgagAGTGGAAGAGCACAGTTAG